One stretch of Microbacterium terrae DNA includes these proteins:
- a CDS encoding sulfurtransferase — protein sequence MSIEFDTSSAKFAEYADPGRLVTGDWLEARLGTPGLVVVESDEDVLLYETGHIPGAVKVDWHTELNDPVVRDYVDGAGFAELLSRKGISRDDTVVIYGDKNNWWAAYALWVFSLFGHEDVRLLDGGRDAWIAAGRPITTDAPQPAPTDYPVVERDDSVIRAYKDDVLSHLGRGPLIDVRSPEEYDGTRTSAPAYPEEGALRAGHIPSAQSVPWARAVAEDGGFRTRAELDAIYRGGAGLADGDAIVAYCRIGERSSHTWFVLTHLLGFADVRNYDGSWTEWGSAVRVPIVTGAEPGAA from the coding sequence GTGTCCATCGAGTTCGATACGTCTTCCGCCAAGTTCGCCGAGTACGCCGATCCGGGCCGGCTCGTCACCGGCGACTGGCTCGAGGCGCGCCTGGGAACACCCGGCCTCGTCGTCGTCGAGTCGGACGAGGACGTGCTGCTGTACGAGACCGGCCACATCCCCGGGGCAGTGAAGGTGGACTGGCACACCGAGCTCAACGACCCGGTCGTGCGCGACTACGTCGACGGGGCGGGGTTCGCCGAGCTCCTCAGCCGCAAGGGCATCTCGCGCGACGACACCGTGGTCATCTACGGCGACAAGAACAACTGGTGGGCCGCGTACGCCCTGTGGGTGTTCTCGCTGTTCGGGCACGAGGACGTGCGCCTGCTCGACGGCGGTCGCGACGCGTGGATCGCCGCAGGGCGGCCGATCACGACGGATGCTCCGCAGCCCGCTCCGACCGACTACCCGGTGGTCGAGCGCGACGACTCGGTGATCCGCGCATACAAGGACGACGTGCTCTCGCACCTCGGCCGTGGCCCGCTCATCGACGTGCGCTCCCCCGAGGAGTACGACGGAACCCGCACGTCCGCGCCCGCGTACCCCGAGGAGGGCGCGCTCCGCGCCGGGCACATCCCGTCCGCGCAGAGCGTGCCGTGGGCGCGGGCCGTCGCCGAGGACGGCGGCTTCCGCACCCGTGCGGAGCTCGACGCGATCTACCGGGGCGGGGCCGGCCTCGCCGACGGCGACGCGATCGTCGCGTACTGCCGGATCGGCGAGCGGTCGAGCCACACCTGGTTCGTGCTGACGCACCTGCTCGGATTCGCGGATGTGCGCAACTACGACGGGTCGTGGACGGAGTGGGGCAGCGCCGTCCGCGTGCCCATCGTCACCGGTGCCGAACCGGGCGCGGCCTGA
- a CDS encoding ribonuclease D, which yields MAEYDVIDDVAEASRAAEIIAAGTGPVAVDVERASGFRYSQRAYLIQVYRRGAGTFLFDPPPIGDFTALQQAIGDQEWVLHAASQDLPSLRDEGLVPPRIFDTELASRLLGHARVGLAAVVEDTLGITLAKAHSAADWSTRPLPQSWLEYAALDVAHLIDVRDALVAELEEQDKTGFAAEEFHAVLTREPKPAREEPWRRLSGLHTVRGRRSLAIARALWNAREDYAREQDVAPGRLVPDRSLVAAVIADPASKQALAAVKDFTGRASRSQIDRWWGAIEAGRAETALPLERASSGDTLPPPRAWVDRNPEAAARLKAGRAGVEARAEELGMPTENLLTPELLRRVAWAPPAEIDAASVGSALAGLGARAWQVEETAQVIADAFVDSVQEVSSASEAAS from the coding sequence GTGGCTGAGTACGACGTCATCGACGATGTCGCCGAGGCGTCGCGGGCCGCCGAGATCATCGCTGCGGGAACGGGCCCGGTCGCCGTCGACGTCGAGCGCGCCTCGGGGTTCCGCTACTCGCAGCGGGCGTACCTGATCCAGGTCTATCGACGCGGTGCGGGCACGTTCCTGTTCGATCCGCCGCCGATCGGCGACTTCACCGCGCTGCAGCAGGCCATCGGCGACCAGGAATGGGTGCTGCACGCGGCGAGCCAGGATCTGCCGTCGCTGCGCGACGAGGGTCTGGTGCCCCCGCGCATCTTCGACACCGAGCTCGCCTCGCGCCTGCTCGGACACGCACGCGTGGGTCTCGCGGCAGTGGTCGAGGACACTCTGGGCATCACGCTGGCCAAGGCCCACTCGGCGGCGGACTGGTCGACCAGGCCGCTCCCCCAGTCCTGGCTCGAGTACGCCGCCCTCGACGTCGCGCATCTGATCGACGTCCGCGACGCCCTCGTCGCGGAACTGGAGGAACAGGACAAGACCGGGTTCGCCGCGGAGGAGTTCCACGCCGTACTCACCCGCGAGCCCAAGCCTGCGCGCGAGGAGCCGTGGCGGCGTCTCAGCGGACTTCACACGGTGCGGGGCCGGCGGTCGCTCGCGATCGCCCGTGCGCTGTGGAACGCCCGCGAGGACTATGCGCGTGAACAGGATGTCGCTCCCGGACGGCTCGTGCCCGATCGCTCGCTCGTCGCCGCAGTGATCGCCGATCCCGCGTCGAAGCAGGCACTCGCCGCGGTCAAGGACTTCACCGGCCGCGCGAGCCGCAGTCAGATCGACCGCTGGTGGGGTGCGATCGAAGCCGGCCGCGCGGAGACCGCGCTTCCGCTCGAACGCGCGAGCTCGGGTGACACACTCCCCCCGCCGCGCGCGTGGGTCGACCGCAACCCCGAAGCCGCTGCGCGTCTCAAGGCGGGTCGCGCCGGCGTCGAAGCGCGTGCAGAAGAGCTGGGGATGCCCACCGAGAACCTGCTCACCCCCGAACTGCTGCGGCGTGTGGCCTGGGCCCCGCCCGCCGAGATCGACGCGGCATCCGTCGGTTCGGCACTCGCGGGCCTCGGCGCCCGCGCGTGGCAGGTTGAGGAGACCGCACAGGTGATCGCCGATGCCTTTGTCGATTCCGTGCAAGAGGTTTCGAGCGCGTCCGAAGCGGCTTCGTAG
- a CDS encoding thiolase family protein — MAEISDVYFVDGMRTPFGRAGEKGMYWNTRSDDLAVKATIGLLERNANVPKDRIDEVAIAATSQTGDQGLTLGRSVAILAGLPQTVPGFAIDRMCAGAMTSVTTMAGSIGVGMYDVALAGGVEHMGHHPIGGNADPNPRFVAERMVDPGALNMGVTAERIFDRFPHLTKERSDRFGMLSQHKAQAAYDAGKIQPDLVSVATKDADGSWGLATEDEGRRPQTTMDDLAALKTPFRPHGRVTAGTSSPLTDGATMSLLAGGGAVKEFGLAPKMRLVSFAFAGVQPEIMGIGPIPSTEKALRKAGLSIADIGLFELNEAFAIQVISLLDHFGIADDDARVNQWGGAIALGHPLAASGVRLMIQLAAQFAERPDVRYGLTAMCVGLGQGGSVIWENPHYDGKKRK, encoded by the coding sequence GTGGCCGAGATTTCGGACGTCTACTTCGTCGATGGAATGCGCACCCCGTTCGGGCGCGCCGGCGAAAAAGGCATGTACTGGAACACCCGTTCGGACGATCTCGCGGTCAAAGCGACGATCGGCCTGTTGGAGCGCAACGCGAACGTACCCAAGGACCGCATCGACGAGGTCGCCATCGCGGCGACGTCGCAGACCGGGGATCAGGGACTGACGCTCGGACGCTCCGTGGCGATCCTGGCGGGTCTGCCGCAGACCGTCCCGGGCTTCGCGATCGACCGCATGTGCGCGGGTGCGATGACCAGCGTGACGACGATGGCCGGTTCGATCGGCGTCGGGATGTACGACGTCGCCCTCGCGGGCGGTGTCGAGCACATGGGGCACCACCCCATCGGCGGCAACGCCGACCCCAACCCGCGCTTCGTCGCGGAGCGGATGGTCGACCCGGGCGCGCTCAACATGGGCGTCACTGCCGAGCGCATCTTCGACCGCTTCCCGCACCTGACCAAGGAGCGCTCCGACCGGTTCGGCATGCTCAGCCAGCACAAGGCGCAGGCGGCGTACGACGCCGGCAAGATCCAGCCCGACCTGGTCTCCGTGGCCACGAAGGACGCCGACGGCTCGTGGGGCCTCGCGACCGAGGACGAGGGCCGACGCCCGCAGACCACGATGGACGACCTCGCCGCGCTGAAGACGCCGTTCCGGCCGCACGGACGCGTCACCGCCGGCACCTCCTCTCCCCTCACCGACGGTGCGACCATGTCGCTGCTGGCAGGCGGGGGCGCCGTGAAGGAGTTCGGCCTCGCGCCGAAGATGCGGCTCGTCTCGTTCGCGTTCGCGGGCGTGCAGCCCGAGATCATGGGCATCGGCCCGATCCCCTCGACCGAGAAGGCGCTGCGCAAGGCCGGTCTCTCGATCGCCGACATCGGCCTGTTCGAGCTGAACGAGGCGTTCGCCATCCAAGTGATCTCGCTCCTCGACCACTTCGGCATCGCAGACGACGACGCGCGGGTCAACCAGTGGGGCGGCGCGATCGCGCTCGGACACCCGCTCGCGGCATCCGGTGTTCGTCTCATGATCCAGCTCGCGGCGCAGTTCGCGGAGCGTCCCGACGTGCGATACGGCCTCACCGCGATGTGCGTGGGTCTCGGCCAGGGCGGCTCGGTCATCTGGGAGAACCCGCACTACGACGGCAAGAAGCGGAAGTAA
- a CDS encoding TetR/AcrR family transcriptional regulator → MFSSDAPSQTKSERTRAQIRGVAVRSFRERGYDATTIRLIAQEAGVSVGTTNYHFASKNHLVQELYLDVQEAHRDAAGPLLAASDDLVDRLGIVYRTGLDQLGAYHPFAPEFLSAAVSPRSPINPLSDESAPALAIVEGLFREAVDGAKNQLPEEFRAGLPHALVLGHLLLALFWVYDRSPGQKRTRALLDRGLRLLRLALPLTKVPLLRAPLRELLDLVAEVKA, encoded by the coding sequence ATGTTCAGTTCGGATGCTCCGTCCCAGACCAAGAGCGAGCGCACTCGGGCGCAGATCCGGGGCGTCGCGGTGCGCTCGTTCCGCGAGCGCGGCTACGACGCGACGACGATCCGCCTCATCGCGCAGGAGGCCGGCGTCTCGGTCGGCACCACCAACTACCACTTCGCGTCGAAGAACCATCTGGTGCAGGAGCTCTATCTCGACGTGCAGGAGGCGCACCGCGATGCCGCCGGGCCGCTGCTGGCGGCATCCGACGATCTCGTCGACCGACTCGGGATCGTGTACCGCACCGGTCTCGATCAGCTCGGGGCCTACCATCCGTTCGCGCCGGAGTTCCTCTCTGCCGCGGTCTCCCCGCGGTCGCCGATCAACCCGCTCTCCGACGAGTCAGCCCCCGCGCTCGCGATCGTCGAGGGTCTCTTCCGCGAGGCGGTCGACGGCGCGAAGAACCAGCTGCCAGAGGAGTTCCGCGCCGGGCTCCCCCACGCGCTCGTGCTCGGCCATCTGCTGCTCGCCCTGTTCTGGGTGTACGACCGCTCCCCCGGGCAGAAGCGCACGCGTGCGCTGCTGGATCGCGGGCTGCGCCTCCTGCGTCTGGCGCTGCCGCTGACGAAGGTGCCGCTGCTGCGCGCACCGCTGCGCGAGCTGCTCGACCTCGTCGCCGAGGTGAAGGCATGA
- a CDS encoding DUF3000 domain-containing protein, with product MAALRPPVSPASFDDAAAQVRAIAFRTDFVVREIAAPTGLAPHAIALAGDVRPDEEGTDSAYGTGRFILLHDDGEPAAWNGAWRIVCFAQAPLEPDIGVDPLLADVAWSWLTDALRSRNADLHSASGTATKTLSKGFGTLASEGDGAQIELRASWSPGGPLGPHVEAWAELVCMLAGLPPGSEGITMLGSHRSPRG from the coding sequence GTGGCTGCGCTCCGACCTCCCGTGTCTCCGGCCTCGTTCGACGACGCCGCGGCGCAGGTGCGCGCCATCGCCTTCCGCACCGACTTCGTCGTGCGCGAGATCGCCGCTCCGACGGGCCTCGCCCCGCACGCGATCGCGCTCGCGGGCGACGTGCGACCCGACGAGGAGGGCACCGACTCCGCGTACGGCACGGGGCGCTTCATCCTGCTCCATGACGACGGCGAGCCGGCGGCGTGGAACGGCGCATGGCGCATCGTCTGCTTCGCCCAGGCTCCACTCGAACCCGACATCGGCGTCGACCCCCTCCTGGCGGACGTAGCCTGGTCATGGCTCACCGACGCTCTGCGGTCGCGCAATGCGGACCTGCACTCGGCGTCGGGAACCGCGACCAAGACGCTGTCGAAGGGATTCGGCACCCTCGCCTCCGAGGGTGACGGCGCTCAGATCGAACTGCGCGCGTCGTGGTCGCCGGGTGGGCCGCTCGGTCCGCACGTGGAAGCATGGGCCGAACTGGTGTGCATGTTGGCGGGCCTCCCGCCGGGTTCGGAAGGAATCACAATGCTCGGATCGCACAGGTCGCCGCGTGGCTGA
- the zapE gene encoding cell division protein ZapE, with protein sequence MTAAAAPGIVHLTDRTPQLSGAEMVAALVPPPQFAGATFDTYRADAAFPSQQEAKDTLIAFTGGGAPAKGGGLFRRAKRGPELKPGVYLDGGFGVGKTHLLASIYHAMPARRKYFGSFIEYTALVGALGYKNTVDLFRGADLLCIDEFELDDPGDTMVMTRLLGELVGSGTRLAATSNTPPNALGEGRFAAQDFLREIHAMASSFQTMRIDGTDFRHRAVDGHAAVLPPEQYIAEIAALSTGATVSDDAFADLVAHLSRVHPSRYIRLIGDIAAVGIRDVAPFTDQSAALRFVAFIDRVYDAQIPIRATGTSLDLVFPEEMLAGGYRKKYLRAISRLVASTLA encoded by the coding sequence ATGACCGCAGCAGCAGCCCCCGGCATCGTCCATCTGACGGACCGCACGCCGCAGCTCAGCGGCGCCGAGATGGTCGCGGCGCTCGTGCCGCCGCCGCAGTTCGCGGGCGCGACCTTCGACACATATCGGGCGGATGCCGCGTTCCCCTCGCAGCAGGAGGCGAAGGACACCCTCATCGCGTTCACCGGCGGCGGGGCCCCCGCGAAGGGCGGCGGTCTGTTCCGCCGCGCCAAGCGCGGTCCGGAGCTCAAACCCGGCGTCTACCTCGACGGCGGGTTCGGCGTCGGCAAGACGCACCTGCTGGCGTCGATCTATCACGCGATGCCCGCCCGTCGGAAGTACTTCGGCTCGTTCATCGAGTACACCGCCCTCGTCGGCGCCCTCGGCTACAAGAACACCGTCGACCTCTTCCGCGGCGCGGACCTGCTGTGCATCGACGAGTTCGAGCTCGACGACCCGGGCGACACGATGGTGATGACGCGCCTCCTCGGCGAGCTCGTCGGAAGCGGCACACGGCTGGCGGCGACCTCGAACACCCCGCCGAACGCCCTCGGCGAGGGCCGGTTCGCCGCGCAGGACTTCCTGCGCGAGATCCACGCGATGGCCTCGAGCTTCCAGACCATGCGCATCGACGGCACCGACTTCCGCCATCGCGCAGTCGACGGGCACGCGGCGGTGCTCCCGCCGGAGCAGTACATCGCAGAGATCGCCGCGCTCTCGACGGGTGCGACTGTCTCGGACGACGCGTTCGCGGACCTCGTCGCTCACCTGTCGCGTGTCCACCCGTCGCGCTACATCCGACTCATCGGCGACATCGCCGCCGTCGGCATCCGCGATGTCGCACCGTTCACGGATCAGTCGGCCGCGCTGCGCTTCGTCGCCTTCATCGACCGCGTCTACGACGCCCAGATCCCGATCCGCGCCACCGGCACCAGCCTCGACCTCGTCTTCCCCGAGGAGATGCTCGCCGGCGGGTACCGCAAGAAGTACCTGCGGGCGATCTCACGCCTGGTCGCCTCCACTCTCGCCTGA
- a CDS encoding ammonium transporter, with product MDSGTLAWGITAAALVLFMTPGVAFFYGGLVKAKSVVSMMMMSFGAMALIGVLWILYGFNMTAVTDPWAFAGNPFSNFALSFPQLAGSDFVLALFGSTFAIITVALISGAIADRAKFGSWMIFAGIWATIVYFPVAAWVWGGGWIMNLGTALFGEESGLFVLDYAGGTAVHINAGAAALALALVLGKRIGFQKGIQKPHNVPLTLLGASILWFGWFGFNAGAEANWANGDGTYGFMGPDSAAGLIVINTLGATAAAIAGWLIIEKLKDGKPTSVGAASGAVAGLVAITPACAFLTPGWALLLGVLAGALCALAVELKWKLGFDDSLDVVGIHLVGGLFGTLYLGFFATGTGLFLGGGAGQLAIQAIAAIAVLAYSFAVAWILGFAIEKTIGFRIKNEDELAGVDTVVHGEEGYLIDERA from the coding sequence ATGGATAGCGGAACTCTCGCCTGGGGAATCACGGCTGCGGCCCTGGTCCTCTTCATGACGCCAGGTGTGGCGTTCTTCTACGGCGGACTGGTAAAGGCGAAGAGCGTCGTCAGCATGATGATGATGAGCTTCGGAGCGATGGCCCTGATCGGCGTGCTGTGGATCCTGTACGGGTTCAACATGACCGCGGTCACCGACCCGTGGGCGTTCGCCGGCAACCCCTTCTCGAACTTCGCACTGTCCTTCCCGCAGCTCGCGGGTTCGGACTTCGTGCTCGCCCTGTTCGGCTCGACCTTCGCGATCATCACCGTCGCGCTCATCTCGGGCGCCATCGCCGACCGCGCGAAGTTCGGCTCGTGGATGATCTTCGCCGGCATCTGGGCCACCATCGTCTACTTCCCGGTCGCAGCCTGGGTCTGGGGCGGCGGCTGGATCATGAACCTCGGCACGGCCCTGTTCGGTGAGGAGTCGGGGCTGTTCGTCCTCGACTACGCCGGTGGCACCGCGGTCCACATCAACGCAGGTGCTGCAGCGCTCGCCCTGGCACTCGTGCTCGGCAAGCGCATCGGCTTCCAGAAGGGCATCCAGAAGCCCCACAACGTGCCGCTGACGCTCCTCGGCGCCTCGATCCTGTGGTTCGGCTGGTTCGGCTTCAACGCCGGCGCCGAGGCCAACTGGGCCAACGGCGACGGAACCTACGGCTTCATGGGCCCCGACAGCGCGGCCGGTCTCATCGTGATCAACACGCTGGGCGCCACCGCAGCGGCGATCGCCGGCTGGCTCATCATCGAGAAGCTCAAGGACGGCAAGCCGACGTCGGTCGGTGCAGCCTCGGGTGCGGTCGCGGGTCTGGTCGCCATCACCCCCGCCTGTGCGTTCCTCACCCCCGGTTGGGCGCTCCTTCTCGGTGTGCTCGCCGGCGCCCTGTGCGCCCTGGCCGTCGAACTCAAGTGGAAGCTCGGCTTCGACGACTCGCTCGACGTGGTGGGCATCCACCTGGTCGGCGGTCTGTTCGGCACGCTCTACCTCGGCTTCTTCGCCACCGGCACCGGCCTGTTCCTCGGCGGCGGCGCAGGGCAGCTCGCCATCCAGGCCATCGCGGCGATCGCAGTGCTCGCCTACTCCTTCGCCGTCGCCTGGATCCTGGGCTTCGCGATCGAGAAGACGATCGGCTTCCGCATCAAGAACGAAGACGAGCTCGCGGGTGTCGACACCGTCGTGCACGGCGAAGAGGGCTACCTCATCGACGAGCGCGCCTGA
- a CDS encoding SufE family protein, whose protein sequence is MTDSALPAALAEIRDEFLELPESERLQLLLEFSRELPDVPEEYEGHPELAERVAECQSPVYIIVDVAPDGTVAMHATAPPEAPTTRGFASILAQGITGLSADEVLAIPADFPQSIGLTRAVSPLRIAGMTGMLMRAKRQVAAKRTA, encoded by the coding sequence ATGACCGATTCCGCCCTGCCCGCCGCCCTCGCCGAGATCCGCGACGAGTTCCTCGAGCTGCCCGAGTCCGAGCGGCTCCAGCTCCTCCTGGAGTTCTCACGTGAGCTTCCGGATGTGCCGGAGGAGTACGAGGGGCACCCTGAGCTCGCCGAGCGCGTGGCCGAGTGCCAGTCGCCGGTGTACATCATCGTCGACGTCGCCCCCGACGGCACCGTCGCTATGCACGCCACCGCTCCCCCGGAGGCCCCGACGACGCGGGGGTTCGCGAGCATCCTCGCTCAGGGGATCACCGGGCTGTCGGCCGACGAGGTGCTCGCCATCCCGGCCGACTTCCCCCAGTCCATCGGACTCACCCGCGCCGTCTCGCCGCTGCGCATCGCCGGCATGACGGGCATGCTCATGCGCGCCAAGCGTCAGGTGGCGGCGAAGCGCACCGCCTGA
- a CDS encoding 3-hydroxyacyl-CoA dehydrogenase NAD-binding domain-containing protein — translation MTNYEEIDFSPILAMTEGEVITHSRVRDIRLASGKVLALVTLDNGRDHTRPNTLGPATMFQLGETLAGLAARAAAGEIQAVGITGKQYILAAGADLSDITKVGSKENARLVAQLGHKVFGQLAELGVPAFAFVNGLALGGGLEIALNSTYRTVDASAAAIALPEVFLGIIPGWGGAYLMPNLIGIENALEVVISNPLKQNRMLKPQQAYDYGIVDAIFPAANYLEDSLTWADGVLSGTIKVDRKNEPGKIERLTKWPIAIKMARGMLESKIGTVPKSPYAALELLDKAKSGTKADGFAREDEALAELVTGDQFAASMYAFDLVQKRAKRPVGAPDKALAKKVTKVGIIGAGLMASQFALLFVRKLQVPVLITDLDQARVDKGVAYIHDEIGKLEAKGRLDADAANRLRALVTGTTDKSLYVDCDFVIEAVFEEVGVKQAVFGEIEQIIAEDAILATNTSSLSVEEIGSKLAHPERLVGFHFFNPVAVMPLIEIVKTPSTSEAALSTAFVVAKGLGKNAVLTADAPGFVVNRVLAKVMGEAARAVYEGTPVADVEKAFAPLGLPMGPFQLIDLVGWKVAAHVQDTMVRAFPDRFYANENFHALAELPEVVEKDKGGRVTGWTKAAEKVLKPVVGSTPASAATILARVQDGLAQEIKAMLDEGVVPEVEDIDLCLILGAGWPFIDGGASPYLDREGASERVFGDTFHHPVIRGIGS, via the coding sequence ATGACGAACTACGAAGAGATCGACTTCTCCCCCATCCTCGCCATGACCGAGGGCGAGGTGATCACCCACTCTCGCGTGCGGGACATCCGCCTCGCCTCCGGCAAGGTGCTCGCCCTCGTCACGCTTGACAACGGCCGCGACCACACCCGGCCGAACACGCTCGGCCCCGCCACGATGTTCCAGCTCGGCGAGACGCTCGCCGGCCTCGCCGCCCGCGCCGCGGCCGGCGAGATCCAGGCCGTCGGCATCACCGGGAAGCAGTACATCCTCGCCGCGGGCGCAGACCTCTCCGACATCACGAAGGTCGGCTCGAAGGAAAACGCGCGCCTGGTCGCGCAGCTGGGTCACAAGGTGTTCGGCCAGCTCGCCGAGCTCGGCGTGCCGGCGTTCGCGTTCGTGAACGGGCTCGCGCTCGGCGGCGGTCTCGAGATCGCCCTGAACTCGACCTATCGCACCGTGGATGCCTCCGCTGCGGCGATCGCGCTGCCCGAGGTGTTCCTCGGCATCATCCCGGGCTGGGGCGGCGCGTACCTGATGCCGAACCTCATCGGCATCGAGAACGCCCTCGAGGTCGTGATCTCGAACCCGCTGAAGCAGAACCGCATGCTGAAGCCTCAGCAGGCGTACGACTACGGGATCGTGGATGCGATCTTCCCCGCGGCCAACTACCTCGAGGACTCGCTGACGTGGGCCGACGGCGTGCTCAGCGGCACGATCAAGGTCGACCGCAAGAACGAGCCCGGCAAGATCGAGCGCCTCACCAAGTGGCCGATCGCGATCAAGATGGCGCGCGGCATGCTCGAGTCGAAGATCGGCACCGTGCCGAAGTCGCCGTACGCCGCGCTCGAGCTCCTCGACAAGGCGAAGAGCGGCACCAAGGCCGACGGCTTCGCCCGCGAGGACGAGGCGCTGGCCGAGCTCGTGACCGGCGATCAGTTCGCGGCATCCATGTACGCCTTCGATCTCGTGCAGAAGCGCGCCAAGCGCCCCGTCGGCGCCCCCGACAAGGCCCTGGCGAAGAAGGTCACCAAGGTCGGCATCATCGGTGCGGGGCTCATGGCGAGCCAGTTCGCCCTGCTGTTCGTGCGCAAGCTCCAGGTGCCGGTGCTCATCACCGACCTCGACCAGGCGCGCGTCGACAAGGGCGTGGCGTACATCCACGACGAGATCGGCAAGCTCGAGGCGAAGGGCCGGCTCGACGCGGATGCCGCCAACCGGCTGCGTGCGCTCGTCACCGGCACGACCGACAAGTCGCTCTACGTGGACTGCGACTTCGTCATCGAGGCGGTCTTCGAAGAGGTCGGCGTGAAGCAGGCGGTGTTCGGCGAGATCGAGCAGATCATCGCCGAGGACGCCATCCTCGCGACCAACACCTCGTCGCTGTCGGTGGAGGAGATCGGGTCGAAGCTCGCCCACCCGGAGCGCCTCGTCGGCTTCCACTTCTTCAACCCGGTGGCGGTCATGCCGCTCATCGAGATCGTGAAGACGCCCTCGACGTCGGAGGCCGCGCTGTCGACCGCGTTCGTGGTGGCGAAGGGTCTCGGCAAGAACGCGGTGCTGACGGCCGACGCACCGGGCTTCGTCGTCAACCGCGTTCTCGCCAAGGTCATGGGCGAGGCGGCGCGCGCCGTCTACGAGGGCACCCCCGTGGCCGACGTCGAGAAGGCGTTCGCGCCCCTCGGTCTGCCGATGGGTCCGTTCCAGCTCATCGACCTGGTCGGCTGGAAGGTCGCCGCCCACGTGCAGGACACCATGGTGCGCGCCTTCCCCGACCGCTTCTACGCGAACGAGAACTTCCACGCGCTCGCGGAGCTGCCGGAGGTCGTCGAGAAGGACAAGGGCGGTCGCGTGACCGGCTGGACGAAGGCAGCCGAGAAGGTGCTGAAGCCCGTCGTGGGTTCCACCCCCGCATCGGCGGCGACCATTCTCGCCCGCGTGCAGGACGGTCTCGCCCAGGAGATCAAGGCGATGCTCGACGAGGGCGTGGTGCCCGAGGTCGAGGACATCGACCTCTGCCTCATCCTGGGTGCCGGCTGGCCGTTCATCGACGGCGGCGCCTCGCCGTACCTCGATCGCGAGGGGGCGTCGGAGCGCGTCTTCGGCGACACGTTCCACCACCCCGTGATCCGCGGAATCGGCAGCTGA
- a CDS encoding alpha/beta hydrolase family protein has translation MVASRRAATRGASPALVTGIRTALAVIGVALTGVLAALGVASAHMARRVVTPASRVPDTHILALDTGAQTITLSRTPDTELPGRYGLFTTGTADYVKVGSVLAEDARSVTRKLLTHVGSTSRLSPDAAFSGWYYSHPEELHLPFSPELIGSAVGPCPAWLFPAGEGDTWVIQVHGRGTNRAECLRAVPLFHSLGITSLLVSYRNDGEAPRSRAGTYALGATEWRDVDAAIGFARRRGATRVILMGWSMGGAIALQLALSSAHRDIIAGLVLDSPVVDWRLVLDYQAGLLNVPPLVSALAIEALQHDWASPLTRSGAGIPFDRLDALARASELRHPILVLHSDDDGFVPSDASHDLVVARPDLVELQVFDVARHTKLWNYDQDRWARSITDWLGRHDLVGE, from the coding sequence ATGGTCGCCTCCAGGCGCGCCGCGACCCGCGGCGCATCCCCCGCTCTCGTCACCGGCATCCGGACCGCTCTCGCGGTGATCGGCGTGGCGCTCACCGGCGTGCTCGCAGCGCTCGGCGTCGCGTCGGCCCACATGGCCCGCCGCGTGGTCACCCCCGCGTCGCGCGTGCCCGACACGCACATCCTCGCGCTCGACACCGGCGCGCAGACGATCACACTGTCGCGCACGCCCGACACCGAACTCCCCGGCCGCTACGGCCTGTTCACGACCGGCACCGCCGACTACGTGAAGGTCGGGTCGGTGCTGGCGGAGGACGCGCGCAGCGTGACCCGCAAGCTCCTCACCCACGTGGGGTCCACCTCGCGCCTGTCACCGGACGCGGCGTTCAGCGGCTGGTACTACTCGCACCCCGAAGAGCTGCACCTGCCGTTCTCTCCCGAGCTGATCGGCTCGGCGGTCGGACCCTGCCCGGCGTGGCTGTTCCCCGCGGGCGAGGGCGACACCTGGGTGATCCAGGTGCACGGCCGTGGCACGAACCGTGCCGAGTGCCTACGAGCGGTGCCGCTGTTCCACAGCCTCGGCATCACCTCGCTGCTGGTGTCGTACCGCAACGACGGAGAAGCGCCCCGCAGCCGCGCGGGGACCTATGCGCTCGGCGCCACCGAATGGCGCGACGTCGATGCCGCGATCGGGTTCGCGCGACGCCGCGGCGCCACGCGCGTGATCCTCATGGGGTGGTCCATGGGCGGTGCGATCGCCCTGCAGCTCGCGCTCAGCTCCGCGCACCGCGACATCATCGCGGGCCTCGTGCTCGACTCGCCCGTGGTCGACTGGCGGCTGGTGCTCGACTACCAGGCAGGCCTGCTGAACGTGCCGCCCCTGGTGAGCGCGCTCGCGATCGAGGCGCTGCAGCACGACTGGGCGTCGCCGCTCACCCGCTCCGGTGCGGGCATCCCGTTCGACCGCCTCGACGCCCTCGCGCGCGCTTCCGAGCTGCGGCATCCGATCCTCGTGCTCCACAGCGACGACGACGGGTTCGTGCCGTCCGACGCATCGCACGACCTCGTCGTCGCGCGTCCCGACCTCGTCGAGCTGCAGGTGTTCGACGTGGCGCGCCACACGAAGCTGTGGAACTACGACCAGGACCGCTGGGCGCGGTCGATCACCGACTGGCTCGGTCGCCACGATCTCGTCGGGGAGTGA